Genomic DNA from Chitinispirillum alkaliphilum:
AAATATATCGATCAGTGGTCATACTCTAAAGATATCGGTTATATTCTTATCACCGTTTTTCCCTTCCTGAATCGTTGGTTCAGGTTAATACAACCTTCGCCGCTTAACCTTGAAGAGGTAGAATAGATGCACCCCCAGAAAAGAATCTTTCTCTCCGCCCCTCATATGAGCGGAAAAGAGCGGGAATATGTCCTGAAAGCATTTGACTCAAACTGGATTGCTCCCGTAGGGCCGGATATCGATACGTTTGAAAAGGAGATAACAGAGTATACAGGGGCAAAGTGTGGGGCTGCGGTTTCTTCCGGCACCGCGGCAATACATCTGGCTTTGATGCTGCTTGGGGTTGAAGCAGGGGATGAGGTGGTGTGCTCTACTTTCACTTTTGCAGGAAGTGTCTTTCCTGTTCTCTATCAAAGGGCTGTACCTGTTTTGGTGGATAGTGAGAGGGAGTCCTGGAATATGGATCCCAATCTTCTTGAAACAGCCGTTAAGGAGAGAGTGAAAAAGGGGAAAAAGCCAAAAGCTTTGATTGTCGTTCATCTGTATGGGCAAAGTGCAAATATGGATTCGGTTCTTGAAATCGCCAACAGATATGAAATACCGGTTGTGGAAGATGCTGCAGAATCACTTGGAGCCAAATACAGGGGAAAACACACCGGAACATTCGCAAGATTCGGTATATTCTCCTTTAACGGAAACAAAATTATAACCAGTTCCGGTGGTGGAATGCTTGTTGGTGTTTCTGAAGAGGATATAGGAAAAGCACGCTATCTGGCCACTCAGGCCAGAATTCCGGCCGCTCACTATGAACACAGAGAGATTGGGTATAATTACCGCATGAGTAACATTGTGGCAGCCATTGGGAGAGGGCAACTGGGGGGCATTGATAAGAGAGTGGAACGAAAAAGAGAGATTTTTGATCTGTATAAATCTGCCTTAGAGGATATCGATGGTGTGGATTTGATGCCTGAACCGGTTTGGAGCAGATCAAACCGCTGGCTTACCTGTATAACTTTGGATCCTTCTAAAGTCAAACTGACTCCTGAGCAGATTCGGATTGCACTTGAAAATGAAAATATTGAGAGTCGTCCCTTGTGGAAACCTATGCACCTTCAGCCGGTTTTTGCAAAATACCCTGCATATACAAACTCTGTCTCAGATGAGCTGTTCCACAAGGGACTCTGTTTACCCTCCGGAACAGGTATGGATAGAGCGGATCTGATTCGTGTAATTGAGAGTTTGCGTAAAACTTTGTGCAGCTGAACCTCGCTCAGTGAAATGTGTTTACAGAAAATCTTTTCGCTTATCGTTTTTGATTCTGCCAAAAAGGAAATAGGTGATCGGGCCTATAATGTCTATAAATGATATAAGTACCCAGTATACCTTTTTTCCCCTGATCAGATGAATCGGACGTTTTTTTATACTGACGAGAGCAGAGATAAGCAATGTGATACCCACGGCTGCAATTATCAAAAGTGAGGATTTCTTAAAAGAAAAATCGGGTTTAGGGACAATCATTTCAGTTTTCTCCTTAAATGTCAGGTCAAAAATTCTGGACTGAGAAAAGAATTAATCCAAGCAACAGTATCTGCAAAAACCATCCACCCAAACACACCATCAGACTTCTTAGAGTTGTGGTGTAATCCAGAGCCTGTCTGGCTGCAACCACCATTGCCGCAAACATCCAGATTGCTACAATGAAAAATAATGTTTCCCTGAGTGGTTGGTAAACACCTGCAATTCTTATTATGCCGGGTGAAGCAGAAAATCCAATGGTACGCAGGAGTTGTCCATAGTCTGCCTCGGTTTGTGGTTGGGGGAAAAGTTTTGCTCCTATAATATATATAAAGAATGCCCAAAGAACCCATCCGATAAATGCCCCCAGGGTATTGCTGAGCAGATTTAAGGGATCGGCGGGAGTCGCACTTCCCAGGCCTGCTGCGAAACTGGATAGTATAACAACTGCCACCGCATGTGTTATGGAACTTTTATCCGCTTCAACTTCTTCATAAAGATTGGCCTCCAGTTTTGAGGCTCTGATGATTCTGGAGAGAAAAAGGTTCACTATTGAAAACTCCGGGTGTTTTGTTTTTTAAGCGGTTTTGAAAGGAATCTGTTAAACATGGTTCAAAAATCATGCCCGGAAAAACCGTTCGCCGGCAAAACTGTGTTCCCAAATAGAAATATCTGAAAGTAAGAATGTGATTTTTCGCCCTTAATCTTATAAGCTCCACTCCATCTCCGGTCCCGGAGTTATGCAAAATAGTGCAAACAGGGGGAATAATTTATTTTTACATGGATTGGCGCATCTCTTGAGGTGAAATAATAATTGTAGAGTTTGAGGTACGGAATAATTTGGAGCACATTTGTTTGATTCGCTGGTTTCCAATCTTTGTTCAGGGGAGGAATAATTTCTACGGGTTTATGTTTTTTTAAATATGGGTCGCTTATTTTCGAAATAAGAAAAGAAACATGTATAAATGTTGGGCTGAGTGTGGTTGGGACATGATTGTCAGAAAATGATAAAATCAAGTGATACCAGCCGCTTAAGTCTTCACCGAAAGGAGAACTGAATGAGTAGACACGATATACCAGGGCGGTTGGAAAAAGAACGAGTTCGTAAAACATCCAAAAAAGCCAAAGGAATACCTTTTCTCGGCGGGAGACCAAAACGGGATGCTGTAATAGGCTCAGATGACATAACTAATCTGCTTATCGCTCTCTATGCCAGCAGATCGTTTGAGGAATTTCTGAAAACAACCTGACTATAGTGGTACTTCAGCTAATCATCCAGCGCCTGTCTGAAGTACCCTGTACTCCTTTGACCTGAAGCTCAAAGTCATCGGGGTTGCTGGCATTATGCTTGGCACACTCAAAAGAGATTAGGTCTTCATTGTACAGGTGCAGGAGTGATTGGTCGAAAGATTGTGAGCCGTACTGCGATTTCCCCTCGCTTATAGCGGTCTTTATCAAGTGACTTTTTTCGGGAGTGTGAATATATTCAGAAATCGCCGCATTGCTGATAAGAATTTCCGCTGCCGGTATGCGACCTGAATTGTCCTTTTTGGGCAAAAGGCGCAAAGAGATCACACTCACCAACACATTAGACAGTACAAGACGGGTTTGGTCGTGCTGGTGAGGCGGGAAGAAGGAAACAATCCTGTTGATTGTCTCCAACGCATTCATTGTATGAAGCGTACTCATCACCAGATGCCCGGTATCCGCTGCACTTAGGGCTACTTCCATGGTTGACTTGTCTCTGATCTCTCCGATTAGAAGAATGTCTGGATCCTGGCGAAATGCTGCTTTTATCCCCTCTTCATAACTTACCGTATCAGTACCGATTTCCCGCTGAGCAACAATCGACTTTTTATCCCTATGCAGAAACTCAATAGGGTCTTCAATGGTGATGATATTTGATGAGACATGTTCGTTTATATGATTTATCATCGATGCAAGCAGGGTTGATTTCCCGCTTCCTGTTGTACCGGTCACAAGTATCAGGCCCCGTTTTCTCAGAGATATATCGAGTATTACCTCTGGAAGAGAGAGGTCTGAAAATTGGGGTATAGTTGTTTTTACGGAACGGATTGCCAGTGCCGGTGAATTCCGTTGCATGAACGCGTTGATTCTGTATCTTCCCACCCCCCTTAATCCCAGTGCAAAATCGACTTCACTGCCATTTTGCTTGAACTCAGGGTACTTGTGAGCTGGTATTATAGACTTAAGCATCTGGTTCATTTCTTCGGGTGTGACCGGGTCGAGTGCTGCTTTATAGAGACTCCCATTAATTCTGAATATTGGTGCTACTCCGCATCTGATATGAAGGTCGGAGGCATTTTTTTCCGTCATCGTCTTTAGAAGAGAATTGATATTTATCATAAGTCTAACTCTGTGAGCTCACGTGGTGAGTGGGTTAAAAGTTTCGATCCTTTATTGCTGACTGCAACCATATCTTCAATTCTAACACCTCCGAGTGTATCGACATATATTCCCGGTTCAATGGTGATAACTGTGTTTGTCTGGAGGATAAGTTTATTTGTTGAGTTGATTCTTGGATTCTCATGCACTCTGAGGCCTATGCCGTGTCCGGTTGCATGGCCAAATGTTTCACCGTAACCTGCGTCTGTAATTATTTTTCGTGCGCTTAAATCTATGCTTTTACATCTCTTTCCGGCCTCAACGCTCTTTCTTGCCATACTTTGCGCAGTGTAGACAATATGGTAAATTTCTTTCTGCTTGGGTGAGGCTTTACCTGCAACAATGGTTCTGCTCATGTCAGATTTATAACCATTTACGGAACAGCCGAAATCAAAAAGGATGAAATCACCTTTTTTAAGTTTCTGCTTTCCGGGTTTGCCATGTGGTAATGCAGCTCTTTTTCCAAACAACACAATGGTTTCAAATGAGGGCCCTTCCGAACCAAAGTCATCACATAGTCTTTCGAGTATTTTGGCAAGCTGCATTTCCGACATTCCTTCTTCAATCCTGTTTAGAACCTCGCTGAATGCGGAGTCTGCGATTCGGGCCGCCTTCTCCATATGCTTTATTTCTGTTTGGGTTTTTTGTAATGAAAGAGAATTGATTTGCTGTGAAAATTTCACAAACTTAACACCCCTGCATGCTTTTCTCAAATCTCTGTATTGATCCACAGTGATTACATTTGTCTGAATCCCTACACTGCTTCCCTTTGGGATATGCTGTGACAGAAAGCCGAAATTTTCCTTGTCAATCAGCATGAATTCCCATTCAGGATTTTTGGAGCAGAATTTGTGAGCCGCACTTTTATACCTGAAATCAGAAAATAGCACACTTTTACTTTCTGAAACGAGTAGTATAACATTTGATGATTTGAATCCGCTTATATATTCAATATCTATACAATCGGTAATCAGTGCGTGGGTGCAGTTGTGCTCTTCCAACTGCTCTTTTAATAGATGTATTCTAAGAGTCATTTTTTATCTTTTGATGATGTTGAATTGGATTTTTTCTTG
This window encodes:
- a CDS encoding Twitching motility protein PilT yields the protein MININSLLKTMTEKNASDLHIRCGVAPIFRINGSLYKAALDPVTPEEMNQMLKSIIPAHKYPEFKQNGSEVDFALGLRGVGRYRINAFMQRNSPALAIRSVKTTIPQFSDLSLPEVILDISLRKRGLILVTGTTGSGKSTLLASMINHINEHVSSNIITIEDPIEFLHRDKKSIVAQREIGTDTVSYEEGIKAAFRQDPDILLIGEIRDKSTMEVALSAADTGHLVMSTLHTMNALETINRIVSFFPPHQHDQTRLVLSNVLVSVISLRLLPKKDNSGRIPAAEILISNAAISEYIHTPEKSHLIKTAISEGKSQYGSQSFDQSLLHLYNEDLISFECAKHNASNPDDFELQVKGVQGTSDRRWMIS
- a CDS encoding Aminopeptidase, whose amino-acid sequence is MTLRIHLLKEQLEEHNCTHALITDCIDIEYISGFKSSNVILLVSESKSVLFSDFRYKSAAHKFCSKNPEWEFMLIDKENFGFLSQHIPKGSSVGIQTNVITVDQYRDLRKACRGVKFVKFSQQINSLSLQKTQTEIKHMEKAARIADSAFSEVLNRIEEGMSEMQLAKILERLCDDFGSEGPSFETIVLFGKRAALPHGKPGKQKLKKGDFILFDFGCSVNGYKSDMSRTIVAGKASPKQKEIYHIVYTAQSMARKSVEAGKRCKSIDLSARKIITDAGYGETFGHATGHGIGLRVHENPRINSTNKLILQTNTVITIEPGIYVDTLGGVRIEDMVAVSNKGSKLLTHSPRELTELDL
- a CDS encoding Lipopolysaccharide biosynthesis protein RffA, which codes for MHPQKRIFLSAPHMSGKEREYVLKAFDSNWIAPVGPDIDTFEKEITEYTGAKCGAAVSSGTAAIHLALMLLGVEAGDEVVCSTFTFAGSVFPVLYQRAVPVLVDSERESWNMDPNLLETAVKERVKKGKKPKALIVVHLYGQSANMDSVLEIANRYEIPVVEDAAESLGAKYRGKHTGTFARFGIFSFNGNKIITSSGGGMLVGVSEEDIGKARYLATQARIPAAHYEHREIGYNYRMSNIVAAIGRGQLGGIDKRVERKREIFDLYKSALEDIDGVDLMPEPVWSRSNRWLTCITLDPSKVKLTPEQIRIALENENIESRPLWKPMHLQPVFAKYPAYTNSVSDELFHKGLCLPSGTGMDRADLIRVIESLRKTLCS